The Candidatus Binatia bacterium genomic sequence CGTCACCCAGTGGTACCCTCTGTGCGTAGGCGCGGAACTGCGTCTTGGTCATGTGCACAGCCGAGATGGGCTTTGCCGCCAATCGCTGCGCCCAATCATTGACCGTCGCATCGAGCCCGTCCTCGGACACCACGCGGTTCAGCAGGCCGTAGCGTTCCGCCGCCAGGGCATCGAATTGATCGCATAGCAGGATCAGCTCCTTCGCACGCGCATCCCCGACCTCTCTTGCCAGTCTGGGCACTGCGCCCCACGCCAAGGGGATGCCCAGGTCGACCTCGGGAATCTGGAAGATCGTGCTAGTCGCGGCAATGCGAAAATCACAAGCCAGCGCCAGAGCCAACCCGCCACCGATGGCGTGGCCGTGCAGGCGGGCGATGGTGATGGCGTCGAGCTGTTCGATGGCGGCAAGCACCCGCCGGCCGAGTTGCGAAGCGTAGCGGCGCTCGCGTGGACCCGCTCCCGACCCTTTGGCCATGCGTGCGGCCGGCGGATCTTTGCGATCCGCGCCGGCGCAAAAGGATTGACCACGGCCGCCGAGAACGACGACGGGTGTCTCGAAGGACCGCTGCAACTCGATGAATGCGGCGGCAATCTCCTCCAGCGCCTGTGCATTGAGGGCATTGCGCCGTTCGGGACGGTTGAGCCACACATACGCAATCGGTCCCTGTTGCTCGATGATCAACGTTTCGTAAGCCATCACATTCCTTTCAACCCGCGCGCAACGCGGTACAACCGCATGGCGTCCTCCGCAGGCTTCTGCGCCCTGGCAAGCAACTCTTCCTTGGAAACCATCCTCACCTCCTTGGCATCGGACCTCCACCATTCCTAAGAATGCTCTGCACCTTTGACGATGTACTGGATCACATCCGACCACAGCGCCTCGAACTGCTCTTGGTTGAAGCCGCTTCCGGTCGCCAGCCAGTCGACGTGAGGCGGCGTCTGTGACGGATCGCTGAAGTGCCCTATCACATCGAGATGATCGGCTTGGACCGCGTGGATGATGTCGCCCCACACTTGCGAGCGTGTGGGTACCATTCCGTCATTGGCCGTCAAGCTGGGCTG encodes the following:
- a CDS encoding enoyl-CoA hydratase/isomerase family protein, translated to MAYETLIIEQQGPIAYVWLNRPERRNALNAQALEEIAAAFIELQRSFETPVVVLGGRGQSFCAGADRKDPPAARMAKGSGAGPRERRYASQLGRRVLAAIEQLDAITIARLHGHAIGGGLALALACDFRIAATSTIFQIPEVDLGIPLAWGAVPRLAREVGDARAKELILLCDQFDALAAERYGLLNRVVSEDGLDATVNDWAQRLAAKPISAVHMTKTQFRAYAQRVPLGDVTENDGDLLAAAVSEDPTRFAFKPNR